Part of the Brevibacillus brevis genome is shown below.
CCGAGAGCGCCAGGATCAGGAAGCGGCGCGTCAAGCGTGGGTTATTGGCGGCTTCCGTCTCAGCCACTTGCTTGGCGATGGCGACAGGGAGCCCGAATGTCGTCACCGTGATCAGAAAGTACAGGAGGGGCACGACCATCTGATACAGCCCCATGCCTTCCGAGCCGATGATCCGGGAAAGGACGATTCTGTGGGCAAAGCCGAAGATTTTGGTAATGCCGCCTGCGATGATGAGGATGACCGTCCCGTAAAAGAATGACTGTCTCATGGAAGGCTCCTTTGCAAGGAAATTCACTTAGTAAAGAATATGGACGTGCCGGTGTCGGCATGACTACTTTGGGGAGGGAAACAAAAGATGGACAAAGCGGAAAAAGATCGTTGGTATCGGCACGTTTCGGGAATTTGCCAAAGCAAGGCGGAGGAGTTTGCCCTGCTCGGCTATGAAAATGTGACGGCAGAAGACGTATGGGAGTGCGTCAGCCATGCGTACAAGGAAATACCGCCGATGCACCGCCTGGTCAATGACGTCCTGTCCCTGAAGCCAAACAAGTACATGAACTACCTGATGATTCAAATGTATCGCAATTCATGATGAAACTTTCTTGCCCGGTATCCGTATGTAAGAGAATCCGCCAGGATAAGGGGTTGGTTACCATGGTTCGCCTTTCCAGCAATAATTGACACGTTTTTTCATACTTCGCTATAATGGGCATATTGGTTTCCCGTCGGAGGGCGGGACCCTGCTTAAGAAAGAGGGGTATTACTGCGATGATAAAATGGGGAAGATTCCTCCTGTTTCTGGTCGTTGTCGCTTTACTGGGTACACTCATGGCGACGACAACTACGCAGGTGGCAAAGAACATCACACTCGGTCTGGACCTGCAGGGCGGGTTTGAGATTCTTTATGAAGTAGAGCCTTTGGAGGCGAATCACCCGGTCGATATCGAGCTGCTGAAGTCGACCGCACACATGATTGAGAAGCGCATCAACATCGGTGGCGTGGCTGAGCCCGTCGTCACTACCGAACTTCCAAACCGGATCCGCGTTCAGATCGCGTCACAGTCGGCGGATCAGGACAAGCTTCGCGAGCTGATCGGCCGTCCGGCAGTGCTGACCTTCCGTGACGAGTCCGGAAAGACCATCCTGCGCGGAAGCGATTTGGCTCCGAACGGCGCGGCTGTCGGTTACGACGATTTGAAACGTCCGCTGGTTACCGTGAAATTTTCTGATGCGAAAAAGCTGGAAGATGTTACCCGTGCGAATTTGCACAAACGCATGGCGATTTACCTGGATGAAAACTTGCAAACCAATCCGACCATTCAGGCGGTCATCACGGGAGGCAGCGCACAGATCACGGGTAACTACACGCAAGAGTCCGCCCAAGAATTGGCTGACCTGCTGAACTCCGGCGCCATGCCAGCGAAGCTGACCGAGAAGCAAGTAACGTCAGTAGGCGCTACGCTGGGTGCTTTGGCTCTGCAAAAGACGGTCTATGCCGGGTATATCGGCGCGGCGTTGATCTTCCTGTTCATGCTGTTCGTCTATCGGATGCCTGGCATGATCGCGAACATCACGTTGGCAGGGTTTACCTACTTCTG
Proteins encoded:
- the secD gene encoding protein translocase subunit SecD — translated: MIKWGRFLLFLVVVALLGTLMATTTTQVAKNITLGLDLQGGFEILYEVEPLEANHPVDIELLKSTAHMIEKRINIGGVAEPVVTTELPNRIRVQIASQSADQDKLRELIGRPAVLTFRDESGKTILRGSDLAPNGAAVGYDDLKRPLVTVKFSDAKKLEDVTRANLHKRMAIYLDENLQTNPTIQAVITGGSAQITGNYTQESAQELADLLNSGAMPAKLTEKQVTSVGATLGALALQKTVYAGYIGAALIFLFMLFVYRMPGMIANITLAGFTYFCMVVLDWMHATLTLPGIAGFILAVGIAVDANIITYERIQEEIRSGKTILSAFRAGERRSLITIIDAHVTTLIATGVLFYFGTSSVQGFAVVLAMTIIVSIITNVFGSRFLLWLVVRSNMFKKPFWFGVKESEIGEL
- a CDS encoding post-transcriptional regulator; this translates as MDKAEKDRWYRHVSGICQSKAEEFALLGYENVTAEDVWECVSHAYKEIPPMHRLVNDVLSLKPNKYMNYLMIQMYRNS